From Halobacterium sp. R2-5, the proteins below share one genomic window:
- a CDS encoding DMT family transporter, whose product MSRYRTAGRFLLLCAVWGTAFMATDVGLADLPAVPFAAVRFDVAAALLFAAVLASGTEFRPHTRDDYVYVLVGGALIIGAHHALLFAGQRYVTGGVAAVLLGLVPVVTPALTRLVSTDEEFTAATALGVALGFAGVVVIADPDPTNLADSVLGVSLVLASALAFAVAAVVTHSRSPSMPFLSTQAWMMAVGAVVLHAAVLALPGQSFADATWTPSALGAVAYLSAIAGVGGFLLYFTLLDDLGPIEMSFIEYVIPVFAALAGWLVLGQEVTPATVTGFAFILAGFVAAKWRALRAELRRAADRDVDAAD is encoded by the coding sequence ATGAGTCGCTACCGGACGGCCGGCCGCTTCCTGCTGCTGTGCGCGGTCTGGGGGACGGCGTTCATGGCGACGGACGTCGGCCTCGCGGACCTCCCCGCGGTGCCGTTCGCCGCGGTGCGCTTCGACGTCGCCGCCGCGCTGCTGTTCGCCGCCGTCCTCGCCTCGGGAACCGAGTTCCGACCGCACACCCGCGACGACTACGTCTACGTGCTCGTCGGCGGCGCGCTCATCATCGGCGCCCACCACGCGCTCCTCTTCGCCGGCCAGCGCTACGTCACGGGCGGCGTCGCGGCCGTTCTCCTGGGGCTCGTCCCCGTCGTGACGCCCGCGCTCACGCGTCTGGTCTCCACCGACGAGGAGTTCACCGCCGCGACCGCGCTCGGGGTCGCGCTCGGGTTCGCGGGCGTCGTCGTCATCGCCGATCCCGACCCCACGAACCTCGCGGACAGCGTGCTCGGGGTCTCGCTCGTGCTCGCGTCCGCGCTCGCGTTCGCCGTCGCCGCGGTCGTCACCCACAGCCGCTCGCCCTCGATGCCGTTCCTCTCCACGCAGGCGTGGATGATGGCCGTCGGCGCCGTCGTCCTCCACGCCGCCGTGCTCGCGCTGCCCGGCCAGTCGTTCGCGGACGCGACGTGGACGCCGTCAGCGCTCGGCGCCGTCGCGTACCTCTCCGCCATCGCCGGCGTCGGCGGCTTCCTGCTGTACTTCACGCTGCTGGACGACCTCGGCCCCATCGAGATGAGCTTCATCGAGTACGTGATTCCCGTGTTCGCGGCGCTGGCGGGCTGGCTCGTCCTCGGCCAGGAAGTGACGCCCGCGACCGTCACCGGGTTCGCGTTCATCCTCGCGGGGTTCGTCGCCGCGAAGTGGCGGGCGCTGCGCGCGGAACTCCGGCGCGCCGCCGACCGCGACGTCGACGCCGCCGACTAG
- a CDS encoding SRPBCC family protein, translating to MNDVTETRRIAAPPAAVEDATTDLEAFVRSAGFDEVDVDGETIRVANSVGIADIVLELEVVDREGAALAYEQREGIFGQMWTSYAVEARADGEESEVIAQTAFSLDVPVVGDVLDATLIERQRRKELRAQLDWLEAET from the coding sequence ATGAACGACGTCACGGAGACGCGGCGAATCGCGGCGCCGCCCGCGGCCGTCGAGGACGCCACGACGGACCTCGAAGCGTTCGTGCGCTCGGCGGGCTTCGACGAGGTCGACGTCGACGGGGAGACGATTCGCGTCGCGAACAGCGTGGGTATCGCGGACATCGTACTGGAACTGGAAGTCGTCGACCGGGAGGGCGCGGCGCTCGCGTACGAGCAGCGCGAGGGGATCTTCGGGCAGATGTGGACGAGCTACGCCGTCGAGGCGCGCGCGGACGGCGAGGAGTCCGAAGTAATTGCGCAGACGGCGTTCTCGCTGGACGTCCCCGTCGTCGGCGACGTGCTGGACGCGACGCTCATCGAGCGCCAGCGCCGCAAGGAACTGCGCGCGCAACTCGACTGGCTGGAGGCGGAGACGTAA
- a CDS encoding DUF5805 domain-containing protein, giving the protein MAGEDRAVAKTYVPTEQKERWSEHADELDMSQSEYLRTMVQAGRRGFLTGREEGGSGDATPGGSGLEDRVLDSLSEGVLSWDELVAELSGDFEDRLYETVQELEDAGRIRHDPRENGYVLRGDR; this is encoded by the coding sequence ATGGCCGGCGAGGACCGCGCAGTCGCGAAGACGTACGTGCCGACAGAGCAGAAAGAGCGGTGGAGCGAGCACGCCGACGAGCTGGACATGTCCCAGAGCGAGTACCTCAGGACGATGGTACAGGCCGGGCGGCGAGGGTTCCTGACCGGCCGCGAGGAAGGTGGTTCTGGGGACGCTACCCCTGGGGGGAGCGGCCTCGAAGACCGGGTCCTCGATTCGCTCTCCGAGGGAGTGCTGTCGTGGGACGAACTGGTCGCCGAGCTCTCCGGGGACTTCGAGGACAGGCTCTACGAGACCGTCCAGGAACTAGAGGACGCCGGCCGGATTCGCCACGACCCCCGTGAGAACGGCTACGTGCTGCGGGGCGACCGATGA
- a CDS encoding methyl-accepting chemotaxis protein — MKIRTKLIALCLAISLIPVSVVGVAGLQNMESVGSYAQDESTAQLEDQITGELNGTIQSRQSEFQNILSVRKVDARSLSESTPVQNYEAANAGEMELIREQSQRQVGHVALQMHATVETTKQQILDQEHGGQAWSDLSATEQRAVKDQVEQRLFGTDGDFTQPSGTLSESLQPGYIGDTGYAYVTDLDSRIVAHHSLEDGYSLREDAGLTVFDDIESTVESDDAVRHGEEWGIAEYGWEDTTQEGNPVEQKFIAYTYHEDFDWVLAPNVYYYELQTSAVEDARDGIRDSFKSYMESRTVTVGDEERPAYDEVVLTDDTGGGVVRAHRTADGTVATETVGDTSYADTDWYADTESLGNGEIHVSDVQTVDGEQVVYVATPVFYDGEFAGVVSLRFDYGIISDIATGITVGDSGHLSIVDGDGTVLSHPDESVVESGASITSESYGGTLAGDAADTILAGESGMRTFERTTGDGTERYYAAYAPLQFGDKQFALVGTVPETDVTGPADALAQALNDRTTDARNLLLLLFGVVIVGVVALGYYASRYFSRPIEAVRDEATSLSQGQFDGGTDIDAPDDEIGELVDAFDDMRRNLRQQVAELRDVSTGLERGDLDQDVDTDLPGEFGAIMTELDGGISRLQVGFDEIRGTSRRIREGDLDSDVDTDLPGEYGAVLADLDAGVQQLSGSFDQLGEVSRQLRDGDLDQDIDTDLPGQYGDVMTDLEAGVEELEASLAEVREVAGKFAELSDETAASAEEIKTASQETAQAVEQIASGADQQTEQLQSVSHEMNDLSATIEEVASSSEDVVATANEAVELADRGRDHAADATDEISAIESEADEAVEQVERLDSRIEEINEIVGLITDIAEQTNLLALNASIEAARAGEAGEGFAVVADEIKTLAAEAGDATDEVEALIEDVQSSTDETVEDMQSMQHRVETGSDTIAEAIEMFDDIAEAVTDAGRGVEEISDATEDQAVSTEEVVAMVDEVSSVSEESAAEASNVSAATEEQTAAIDEVTTNIQDVSQSAKALQSLVAQFDVADDAGTAGQSYEPSEQEFDFDAGDRGAATDGGNAGPDPADD, encoded by the coding sequence ATGAAGATTCGGACGAAGCTCATCGCGCTCTGCCTGGCGATCTCGCTGATCCCCGTGTCGGTCGTCGGGGTCGCCGGCCTCCAGAACATGGAGTCAGTCGGCTCGTACGCCCAGGACGAGAGCACGGCGCAGCTCGAAGACCAGATCACGGGGGAGCTCAACGGGACGATCCAATCCCGGCAGAGCGAGTTCCAGAACATCCTGAGCGTGCGGAAAGTCGACGCCCGGTCGCTGTCGGAGTCGACGCCCGTCCAGAACTACGAGGCCGCCAACGCCGGGGAGATGGAGCTCATCAGGGAGCAGAGCCAGCGGCAGGTCGGCCACGTCGCCCTCCAGATGCACGCCACCGTCGAGACCACCAAACAGCAAATTCTCGACCAGGAGCACGGCGGGCAGGCGTGGAGCGACCTCAGCGCGACCGAACAGCGGGCCGTCAAGGACCAGGTCGAACAGCGGCTGTTCGGCACGGACGGTGACTTCACGCAGCCCAGCGGGACGCTGTCGGAGTCGCTGCAGCCGGGGTACATCGGCGACACCGGCTACGCGTACGTGACCGACCTCGACTCGCGCATCGTCGCCCACCACAGCCTCGAAGACGGCTACAGCCTCCGCGAGGACGCTGGCCTGACGGTGTTCGACGACATCGAGTCGACCGTCGAGTCCGACGACGCCGTCCGGCACGGCGAGGAGTGGGGCATCGCGGAGTACGGCTGGGAGGACACGACACAGGAGGGCAACCCCGTCGAGCAGAAGTTCATCGCGTACACGTACCACGAGGACTTCGACTGGGTGCTCGCGCCGAACGTCTACTACTACGAGCTCCAGACCAGCGCCGTCGAGGACGCCCGCGACGGCATCCGGGACTCGTTCAAGAGCTACATGGAGAGCCGCACCGTCACCGTGGGCGACGAGGAGCGACCCGCGTACGACGAGGTCGTGCTGACCGACGACACCGGCGGCGGCGTCGTGCGCGCCCACCGGACCGCCGACGGGACGGTCGCCACGGAGACGGTCGGGGACACGTCCTACGCGGACACCGACTGGTACGCGGACACCGAGTCCCTCGGGAACGGCGAAATCCACGTCAGCGACGTGCAGACCGTCGACGGCGAGCAGGTGGTGTACGTCGCCACGCCGGTGTTCTACGACGGCGAGTTCGCGGGCGTGGTGTCGCTGCGCTTCGACTACGGCATCATCTCGGACATCGCGACCGGCATCACGGTCGGCGACTCCGGCCACCTGAGCATCGTCGACGGGGACGGCACCGTCCTCAGCCATCCCGACGAGTCGGTCGTCGAGTCCGGCGCGTCCATCACGAGCGAGTCGTACGGCGGCACGCTCGCCGGCGACGCCGCGGACACGATTCTCGCCGGAGAGTCCGGCATGCGGACGTTCGAGCGCACGACCGGGGACGGGACCGAGCGCTACTACGCCGCGTACGCACCCCTGCAGTTCGGGGACAAGCAGTTCGCGCTCGTCGGGACCGTCCCGGAGACCGACGTGACGGGGCCGGCGGACGCCCTCGCACAGGCGCTGAACGACCGCACCACGGACGCACGCAACCTCCTGCTGTTGCTCTTCGGCGTGGTCATCGTCGGCGTCGTGGCGCTCGGGTACTACGCCTCGCGGTACTTCTCGCGGCCCATCGAAGCGGTTCGCGACGAGGCCACGTCGCTGTCGCAGGGGCAGTTCGACGGCGGCACGGACATCGACGCGCCGGACGACGAGATCGGCGAACTCGTCGACGCGTTCGACGACATGCGGCGGAACCTCCGCCAACAGGTCGCCGAGCTGCGGGACGTCAGTACGGGCCTCGAACGGGGCGACCTCGACCAGGACGTCGACACCGACCTCCCCGGCGAGTTCGGCGCCATCATGACCGAGCTCGACGGCGGCATCAGCCGCCTGCAGGTCGGCTTCGACGAGATTCGCGGGACCAGCCGACGGATTCGCGAGGGCGACCTCGACAGCGACGTCGACACCGACCTCCCCGGCGAGTACGGCGCGGTGCTCGCGGACCTCGACGCGGGCGTCCAGCAGCTCTCCGGGAGCTTCGACCAGCTCGGCGAGGTCAGCCGCCAGCTCCGCGACGGCGACCTCGACCAGGACATCGACACCGACTTGCCCGGCCAGTACGGCGACGTGATGACCGACCTCGAGGCCGGCGTCGAGGAGCTCGAAGCCAGCCTCGCCGAGGTCCGCGAGGTCGCCGGGAAGTTCGCGGAGCTGAGCGACGAGACCGCCGCGAGCGCCGAGGAGATCAAGACGGCGAGCCAGGAGACCGCCCAGGCCGTCGAGCAGATCGCCAGCGGCGCCGACCAGCAGACCGAACAGCTGCAGTCGGTCTCCCACGAGATGAACGACCTCTCGGCGACCATCGAGGAGGTCGCCTCCTCCTCGGAGGACGTCGTCGCGACGGCCAACGAGGCCGTCGAGCTTGCGGACCGCGGCCGCGACCACGCCGCGGACGCCACCGACGAGATTTCCGCCATCGAGTCCGAGGCCGACGAGGCCGTCGAGCAGGTCGAGCGCCTCGACTCACGCATCGAGGAGATCAACGAGATCGTCGGGCTCATCACGGACATCGCCGAGCAGACGAACCTGCTCGCGTTGAACGCGTCCATCGAGGCGGCGCGCGCCGGCGAAGCCGGTGAGGGCTTCGCGGTCGTCGCGGACGAGATCAAGACGCTGGCCGCGGAGGCCGGCGACGCCACCGACGAGGTGGAGGCGCTCATCGAGGACGTCCAGTCCAGCACCGACGAGACCGTCGAAGACATGCAGTCGATGCAACACCGCGTCGAGACCGGCTCGGATACCATCGCCGAGGCCATCGAGATGTTCGACGACATCGCCGAGGCGGTCACCGACGCCGGTCGCGGCGTCGAGGAGATCTCGGACGCGACCGAGGACCAGGCGGTCTCCACGGAGGAGGTCGTCGCGATGGTCGACGAGGTCTCCAGCGTGAGCGAGGAGTCCGCCGCCGAGGCGAGCAACGTCTCCGCGGCGACCGAGGAACAGACCGCCGCCATCGACGAGGTGACGACGAACATCCAGGACGTCTCCCAGTCCGCGAAGGCCCTGCAGTCGCTCGTCGCGCAGTTCGACGTCGCCGACGACGCCGGGACGGCGGGCCAGAGCTACGAGCCGTCCGAGCAGGAGTTCGATTTCGACGCGGGCGACCGCGGGGCGGCGACCGACGGCGGGAACGCGGGCCCCGACCCGGCCGACGACTGA
- a CDS encoding plastocyanin/azurin family copper-binding protein: MGDDDHSPLDSPEGDWWNQSVNRRESIWLGISGAWAVSLFGWMVGWTQFGEQNQTGETYEVTTERYRQKVQSFKDSAGALDVDGEELLVPDGNDVYVGALQWGWDGLPVVLRPGETYKFHLGSYDVQHGFGVRPEGNLSKQISLQILPGYEWVLEMSFDETGTYHVVCNEFCGVGHRSMHGTFVVRDHEPVETGSSNSGEESGAAYDGWFTSDARGGATETFEGSPTDATDQSEVTVDVGAEGNGGPYAFGPTAVQVSSGTTVNFEWVSDNHNVLVESQPDGAGWQGVESFENEGYSDSVTFEERGVYTYYCEPHLGMGMKGVVEVV; the protein is encoded by the coding sequence ATGGGCGACGACGATCACTCCCCGCTCGACTCCCCGGAGGGCGACTGGTGGAATCAGTCGGTCAACCGCCGGGAGTCCATCTGGCTGGGCATCTCGGGCGCGTGGGCGGTGTCGCTGTTCGGCTGGATGGTCGGCTGGACGCAGTTCGGCGAGCAGAACCAGACCGGCGAGACCTACGAGGTGACCACGGAGCGCTACCGCCAGAAGGTCCAGTCGTTCAAGGACTCGGCGGGCGCGCTCGACGTGGACGGCGAGGAACTGCTCGTGCCGGACGGAAACGACGTCTACGTCGGCGCGCTCCAGTGGGGCTGGGACGGCCTCCCGGTCGTGCTGCGCCCGGGCGAGACGTACAAGTTCCACCTCGGCTCCTACGACGTCCAGCACGGGTTCGGCGTGCGCCCGGAGGGCAACCTCAGCAAGCAGATTTCCCTCCAGATTCTCCCCGGCTACGAGTGGGTGCTGGAGATGTCCTTCGACGAGACCGGCACCTACCACGTCGTCTGTAACGAGTTCTGTGGCGTCGGCCACCGCTCGATGCACGGCACGTTCGTCGTGCGCGACCACGAGCCGGTCGAGACCGGCAGCAGCAACTCGGGCGAGGAATCCGGCGCCGCCTACGACGGCTGGTTCACGAGCGACGCGCGCGGCGGCGCGACCGAGACTTTCGAGGGCTCGCCGACGGACGCCACCGACCAGAGCGAGGTCACCGTCGACGTCGGCGCGGAGGGGAACGGCGGGCCGTACGCGTTCGGCCCGACCGCCGTCCAGGTGTCCTCGGGGACGACGGTGAACTTCGAGTGGGTCTCGGACAACCACAACGTCCTCGTGGAGTCCCAGCCCGACGGCGCGGGCTGGCAGGGCGTCGAGTCCTTCGAGAACGAGGGGTACAGCGACTCGGTCACGTTCGAGGAACGGGGCGTCTACACGTACTACTGCGAGCCCCACCTCGGCATGGGGATGAAGGGCGTCGTGGAGGTGGTCTGA
- a CDS encoding cbb3-type cytochrome c oxidase subunit I yields MFGLSTFEYDSDGFRECGVTGLTIHKSAEDLVKLFGVTAIVSLAVGGAFALTVAMTRWEAIGFLDPGQYYRFTSLHAWFMILFWMVFMEIAILYVGGPFVLGRRLSVPKLGWAGYGIMVLGGGLAVYSIATYELPNQAPFYTSYVPLPSPAPYFAGAVLFLLGALVAAVPFFVTLWHEKREHPSKTLPLITFGAFITAVIALEALVGGITALVPAFLWRVGFLEHLDAAWYRQMFWTIGHGSQQINLLAMITVWYFMTHVVGGAEVASEKISRIAFVLYLFFINLGAAHHLMSDPALSSSWRMWNTSYAAYGAVVASMIHAFAIPAGLEAGRRRKGAGGGLFGWLWSAPWKDPGFSSTILSIILFGFLGGITGVMMGQMQLNMSWHNNLAVPGHFHATVVTGTTLAFMGLAYYVLRLVFGRDWIGGILASIQPFFYAGAMAVVCLMMMYLGLLFGVPRRHPSVMDIPGTAFDFSPSAPFFAVFGVAAILSVVGGALFVVIAVGTLVAGDSFDGGPLVDDPALTADGGDGEVHEQSMRGTFALTLVFLAVFVVLYALNWFLLSNVWQIGP; encoded by the coding sequence ATGTTCGGATTGAGCACGTTCGAGTACGACAGCGACGGCTTCCGGGAGTGTGGCGTCACGGGGCTCACGATTCACAAGTCCGCCGAGGACCTCGTGAAACTGTTCGGCGTCACCGCCATCGTCTCGCTGGCGGTCGGCGGCGCGTTCGCGCTCACGGTCGCGATGACCCGCTGGGAGGCGATCGGCTTCCTCGACCCCGGGCAGTACTACCGGTTCACGAGCCTGCACGCGTGGTTCATGATCCTGTTCTGGATGGTGTTCATGGAGATCGCCATCCTCTACGTCGGCGGGCCGTTCGTGCTCGGCCGCCGGCTCTCCGTCCCGAAACTCGGCTGGGCGGGCTACGGCATCATGGTGCTCGGCGGCGGCCTCGCCGTCTACAGCATCGCGACGTACGAACTCCCGAACCAGGCGCCGTTCTACACGTCGTACGTCCCGCTGCCGTCGCCCGCGCCGTACTTCGCGGGCGCCGTCCTCTTCCTGCTGGGTGCGCTCGTCGCCGCCGTCCCGTTCTTCGTGACGCTCTGGCACGAGAAACGCGAGCACCCGAGCAAGACGCTGCCGCTCATCACGTTCGGTGCGTTCATCACCGCCGTCATCGCGCTGGAGGCGCTCGTCGGCGGCATCACCGCGCTCGTCCCCGCGTTCCTCTGGCGCGTCGGCTTCCTCGAACACCTCGACGCGGCGTGGTACCGCCAGATGTTCTGGACCATCGGTCACGGCAGCCAGCAGATCAACCTCCTCGCGATGATCACGGTCTGGTACTTCATGACCCACGTCGTCGGGGGCGCCGAGGTCGCCTCCGAGAAGATCTCCCGCATCGCGTTCGTGCTCTACCTCTTCTTCATCAACCTCGGCGCCGCCCACCACCTGATGTCCGACCCCGCGCTGTCGTCGTCGTGGCGCATGTGGAACACCTCCTACGCCGCGTACGGCGCGGTCGTCGCGTCGATGATTCACGCGTTCGCCATCCCGGCGGGCCTCGAAGCCGGTCGCCGGCGGAAGGGCGCGGGCGGCGGCCTCTTCGGCTGGCTGTGGTCCGCCCCCTGGAAGGACCCCGGGTTCTCCTCGACGATTCTGTCCATCATCCTGTTCGGCTTCCTCGGCGGCATCACCGGCGTGATGATGGGCCAGATGCAGCTCAACATGAGCTGGCACAACAACCTCGCCGTCCCCGGGCACTTCCACGCCACCGTCGTCACCGGCACCACGCTCGCGTTCATGGGGCTCGCGTACTACGTCCTCAGACTCGTGTTCGGTCGCGACTGGATCGGCGGCATCCTCGCGTCGATCCAGCCGTTCTTCTACGCCGGCGCGATGGCCGTCGTCTGCCTCATGATGATGTACCTCGGCCTCCTCTTCGGCGTGCCGCGGCGCCACCCCTCCGTGATGGACATCCCCGGGACCGCGTTCGACTTCTCGCCGTCGGCGCCGTTCTTCGCGGTGTTCGGCGTCGCCGCCATCCTCTCCGTCGTCGGCGGCGCGCTGTTCGTCGTGATCGCGGTCGGCACGCTGGTCGCCGGCGACAGCTTCGACGGCGGCCCCCTCGTCGACGACCCCGCGCTCACCGCGGACGGCGGCGACGGCGAGGTCCACGAGCAGAGCATGCGCGGGACGTTCGCGCTCACGCTCGTGTTCCTCGCCGTCTTCGTCGTGCTGTACGCGCTGAACTGGTTCCTGCTCTCGAACGTCTGGCAGATCGGGCCCTGA
- the kynU gene encoding kynureninase: MDEFDASRSAARMRDAESPLTGLRERFSVPEDTVYMDGNSLGVHGQDAAAALERAVDQWKEYGVEGWTEADPPWFDYGERLGDRLADVVGAKPAECVAANATTVNIHALVGAFLDAADGTRVVVNELDFPTDHYAIRSRLRVRGLDPDEHLVVVESDDGRTIEADAVAEAVDDDTAVVFMPSVLYRSGQLLDVEAITEIAHEYDAYAGFDLAHSVGVVDHDLHFDGVDFAVWCSYKYLNAGPGAIGGLYVREDHFDLPPAMAGWWGNADDTQFDLAPEFEPARGAAAFQIGTVPVFAAAPLFGALDVTEAAGVGELRAHSLALTRYLVSLVDERLPECTIGTPREGERRGGYVAVEHPDAGKLSRALRDRGVVVDFRPPNVVRVAPSPYYVGFEDVWLAVDEIREILDANAHLAYGEDGEQVT; the protein is encoded by the coding sequence ATGGACGAGTTCGACGCGTCGCGGTCCGCCGCCCGGATGCGCGACGCCGAATCCCCGCTGACGGGACTCCGCGAGCGCTTCTCCGTGCCCGAGGACACCGTCTACATGGACGGGAACAGCCTCGGCGTCCACGGTCAGGACGCCGCGGCCGCGCTGGAGCGAGCCGTCGACCAGTGGAAGGAGTACGGCGTCGAGGGGTGGACGGAGGCGGACCCGCCGTGGTTCGACTACGGCGAGCGCCTCGGCGACAGGCTCGCGGACGTCGTCGGCGCGAAGCCCGCGGAGTGCGTCGCCGCGAACGCCACGACGGTGAACATCCACGCGCTCGTCGGCGCGTTCCTCGACGCCGCCGACGGCACCCGGGTGGTCGTCAACGAACTCGACTTCCCGACCGACCACTACGCGATTCGCTCCCGGCTTCGAGTGCGGGGCCTCGACCCCGACGAGCACCTCGTCGTCGTCGAGAGCGACGACGGACGAACCATCGAGGCGGACGCCGTCGCCGAAGCGGTCGACGACGACACCGCCGTCGTGTTCATGCCCTCGGTGCTCTACCGGAGCGGCCAACTGCTCGACGTCGAAGCGATCACGGAGATCGCCCACGAGTACGACGCCTACGCGGGGTTCGACCTCGCGCACTCCGTCGGCGTCGTCGACCACGACCTCCACTTCGACGGCGTCGACTTCGCGGTGTGGTGCAGCTACAAGTACCTCAACGCCGGCCCGGGCGCGATCGGCGGGCTCTACGTCCGCGAGGACCACTTCGACCTCCCGCCCGCGATGGCGGGCTGGTGGGGGAACGCCGACGACACGCAGTTCGACCTCGCGCCGGAGTTCGAGCCCGCCCGGGGCGCCGCCGCGTTCCAGATCGGGACCGTGCCCGTGTTCGCCGCGGCGCCGCTGTTCGGCGCGCTCGACGTCACCGAGGCCGCGGGCGTCGGCGAACTCCGCGCCCACTCGCTGGCCCTCACGCGCTACCTCGTCAGCCTCGTGGACGAACGCCTCCCCGAGTGTACGATCGGGACGCCCCGGGAGGGCGAACGCCGCGGCGGCTACGTCGCCGTCGAGCACCCCGACGCCGGAAAACTCAGCCGCGCGCTCCGCGACCGCGGCGTCGTCGTCGACTTCCGCCCGCCGAACGTCGTCCGCGTCGCGCCCTCCCCGTACTACGTCGGCTTCGAGGACGTCTGGCTCGCCGTCGACGAGATTCGCGAGATCCTCGACGCGAACGCCCACCTCGCGTACGGCGAGGACGGCGAACAGGTGACGTGA
- a CDS encoding arylsulfotransferase family protein: MRTTTAFRVVFASAILVSSALLVASAVPTTAENTDEQTQSDWSLTVADGYNTSNPGERTTVVTAHVTGGDIWQYSLNGTLLYHDDTHDAYWDVDPVPNESNSVVYVATDEVHNESLCDPVGDDESCYRQIIERANLTTGETEVLYSRVDPTDYRQWHDADRVGDSRYVVGDMHADEVFVVNTTTGIVTWEWNMQNHFSLDSGGQYPDDWAHINDVEQLEDGRIMVSPRNHDQVIFLDPETGLQENWTIGADDRFSVLDGQHNPDYFDESAGGPAVLIADSNNNRTIEYARTEAGGWEQSWVWQDERLTWPRDADRLPNGHTLITDTRGGRVVEINEQGEVVWNLTRVGHSEGGYAAYEAERLNTGDESAGGESAASLGLTSRTAQDDEDSAARDANASDAGLVPESVSNTASGVVQALLGLPAWVLLATIAATALAWFGVELWHDDGAIQGAPRR; this comes from the coding sequence ATGCGCACCACGACGGCGTTCAGGGTCGTGTTCGCCTCGGCCATCCTCGTGTCGTCGGCCCTCCTCGTCGCCTCCGCGGTTCCCACAACCGCCGAGAACACGGACGAACAGACCCAATCCGACTGGAGTCTCACCGTCGCCGACGGGTACAACACGAGCAACCCCGGCGAGCGGACCACCGTCGTCACCGCACACGTCACCGGCGGCGACATCTGGCAGTACTCCCTGAACGGCACACTGCTGTACCACGACGACACCCACGACGCCTACTGGGACGTCGACCCGGTCCCCAACGAGTCGAACTCGGTCGTGTACGTCGCCACCGACGAAGTCCACAACGAGTCGCTGTGTGACCCCGTCGGCGACGACGAGTCCTGCTACCGCCAGATCATCGAGCGCGCGAACCTCACGACCGGCGAGACCGAGGTGCTGTACTCGCGCGTGGACCCGACGGACTACCGGCAGTGGCACGACGCCGACCGGGTCGGCGACTCGCGGTACGTCGTCGGGGACATGCACGCCGACGAGGTGTTCGTCGTGAACACCACCACCGGCATCGTCACGTGGGAGTGGAACATGCAGAACCACTTCTCGCTCGATTCGGGCGGGCAGTACCCCGACGACTGGGCGCACATCAACGACGTCGAGCAGCTCGAAGACGGGCGCATCATGGTGAGTCCCCGCAACCACGACCAGGTGATCTTCCTCGACCCAGAGACCGGCCTCCAGGAAAACTGGACGATCGGCGCGGACGACCGCTTCAGCGTGCTCGACGGCCAGCACAACCCGGACTACTTCGACGAGTCCGCGGGCGGGCCCGCCGTGTTGATCGCGGACTCGAACAACAACCGCACCATCGAGTACGCGCGGACCGAAGCCGGCGGCTGGGAGCAGTCCTGGGTGTGGCAGGACGAGCGGCTCACGTGGCCGCGCGACGCGGACCGACTGCCGAACGGCCACACGCTCATCACCGACACCAGGGGCGGGCGAGTCGTCGAGATAAACGAACAGGGGGAGGTCGTGTGGAACCTGACCCGTGTGGGCCACAGCGAGGGCGGGTACGCGGCGTACGAGGCCGAGCGACTGAACACGGGTGACGAGAGCGCCGGCGGTGAGAGCGCCGCCTCACTCGGTCTGACCTCGCGAACCGCCCAGGACGACGAGGACAGCGCCGCGAGAGACGCGAACGCCTCGGACGCCGGACTCGTACCCGAGAGCGTCTCGAACACCGCCAGTGGCGTCGTCCAGGCGCTGCTCGGCCTCCCCGCCTGGGTGCTGCTCGCGACCATCGCCGCCACCGCGCTGGCGTGGTTCGGCGTCGAACTGTGGCACGACGACGGCGCCATCCAGGGCGCCCCAAGACGATAG